TTCACCTGAAGTTCCAGGCTGAGCTCCGGCTGAGCTCCCCTATCTCGTCGAAAAAGCATATCCCTCCGTCCGCGGTTTGAACCAGACCTTCCTTTGTGGAGATAGCGCCTGTGAAGGAACCCTTAACGTGTCCGAACAGCTCCTCCTCCGCTAGGGTTTTGGGTAGAAGGCCGCAGTCTATCGGGATAAACGGTTTCGCCGACCTTCTGCTCATCCTGTGGATGGTCTTTGCCACGAGCTCTTTACCGACGCCGGTCTCTCCGAGGATCAGAACGTCGATATCGGATCCTGCCATCTTCCTTACCATATCACGCGTTTCCCTTATCGCCTCACTCACCCCTATGATCTCATCGATCATATCTCGCCTCCCAAGATCATATTTTTCGCTT
The sequence above is a segment of the Candidatus Poribacteria bacterium genome. Coding sequences within it:
- a CDS encoding sigma 54-interacting transcriptional regulator; this encodes MIDEIIGVSEAIRETRDMVRKMAGSDIDVLILGETGVGKELVAKTIHRMSRRSAKPFIPIDCGLLPKTLAEEELFGHVKGSFTGAISTKEGLVQTADGGICFFDEIGELSRSSAWNFR